Proteins from a single region of Hordeum vulgare subsp. vulgare chromosome 6H, MorexV3_pseudomolecules_assembly, whole genome shotgun sequence:
- the LOC123403902 gene encoding uncharacterized protein LOC123403902 — MGCFSSKPDDASTLIRRRPASIGEVAVFVPGLRVPEPLELPPPLADSLPRRLTERLAASRDRIANMAAREALAVTKPRRRAATQHGASTSADLVQALEEYLPVILGLAKDGSELEDKIHFAWMNQEDDAEETALPSAWYEVLSVLHMMAMLHLSLANSLLLPKTSLEGYHAKVSEENKRTSVEVFLKAAGHLECAMKHVLPRISAENRKGLPVDLSEGVLKATCMQALGQAIDVQLGLAIDSPKATLAVKRRLACEMVKCWQQAHESIADIPLLDGWGEKHRLFVKWKHMEAKAAAYYYHGLILDEGNTEKSHRAAVAALQSAEESLRESRAVCEAFHSASPFSRSPTLWGSMKYLHDKIHKDSNCKVRINKDLYSNVDRTHETVPALPDFAVALQPEEYRLPRTDAASGND, encoded by the exons ATGGGGTGCTTCAGCTCCAAGCCAGACGACGCCAGCACGCTGATCAGGAGGCGGCCCGCGAGCATCGGTGAGGTGGCCGTCTTCGTGCCAGGGCTGCGCGTCCCCGAGCCCCTGGAGCTGCCCCCGCCACTCGCCGACAGCCTCCCTAGGAGGCTCACAGAGCGGCTGGCCGCGTCCAGGGACCGCATCGCCAACATGGCCGCCCGCGAGGCACTAGCCGTCACCAAGCCCCGCAGGCGCGCTGCCACACAGCATG GGGCGTCGACGTCGGCCGATCTCGTGCAGGCCTTGGAAGAGTACCTGCCAGTTATTCTAGGGTTGGCAAAAGATG GCAGCGAGCTGGAGGACAAGATACACTTTGCATGGATGAACCAAGAAGATGATGCAGAG GAAACAGCGTTGCCCAGCGCCTGGTACGAGGTGCTGTCGGTGCTGCACATGATGGCCATGCTCCATTTATCGCTGGCAAACTCCCTGCTCCTGCCGAAGACATCTCTCGAGGGATATCACGCCAAAGTATCCGAAG AGAACAAACGCACTTCAGTCGAGGTGTTCCTCAAGGCAGCCGGGCACCTGGAATGCGCCATGAAGCATGTTCTTCCCAGGATCTCTGCTGAAAACAG GAAAGGTCTCCCAGTGGACCTGTCTGAAGGGGTCCTGAAAGCTACCTGCATGCAAGCACTCGGTCAG GCAATTGATGTTCAACTTGGGTTGGCAATTGACAGTCCAAAGGCTACCCTGGCTGTCAAAAGGAGGCTGGCATGTGAGATGGTCAAGTGCTGGCAGCAG GCACATGAAAGCATCGCAGACATACCTCTCCTTGATGGCTGGGGCGAAAAACACAGGCTCTTTGTCAAGTGGAAGCACATGGAAGCAAAA GCTGCGGCGTACTACTACCACGGGCTGATCCTCGACGAAGGCAACACCGAGAAGTCTCACCGAGCGGCCGTGGCGGCGCTGCAGTCTGCGGAGGAGTCCCTGAGGGAGAGCAGAGCCGTCTGCGAGGCCTTCCACAGTGCATCCCCCTTTTCAAG GAGCCCAACCCTATGGGGGTCAATGAAGTACCTCCACGACAAGATCCACAAGGACTCCAACTGCAAAGTCCGCATCAACAAGGACCTCTACAGCAACGTCGACAGGACACACGAGACAGTGCCGGCGCTGCCGGATTTCGCAGTGGCCCTCCAGCCGGAGGAGTACCGTCTTCCTCGCACAGACGCTGCTTCTGGAAATGACTAG
- the LOC123403904 gene encoding protein LAZY 1: MTLLGWMHRKLRSNNDVFKDFNTPGGGACNCIAGLASPDDEYYGDDVFIANHPSPPVNADDLFTFGGSGLLTIGTLGFTDVNVPGGHDGDGDYDINDEDCVDIDLDSMDGTTDEVDNGNVDDGAVTPTFTFPQLEPSCVEKVMVSVEAIAEKDDGTTTEDDLMLVSAELEKVLGGSNVPSARVSFAMGIDCPLQGFLLGSPVCSDTESWPEKPNGGGRRASLGELFMRTRFTEEKGALVSVQESEDGGEREEGKAGKGGDGNHKRTKKWRVKDDKGVGGDGVPASTTAKSKFQKILKIFHRKVYPESTMLNKKNRKRGPPDNSGGGTATDEPVISPTAKKTGPRRLSFGCCCTKRSFSASPVVDGGEELNGDKSGHWIKTDADYLVLEL; this comes from the exons ATGACG CTCCTCGGTTGGATGCACCGGAAGCTGCGAAGCAATAACGACGTCTTCAAAGACTTCAACACCCCCGGAG GTGGGGCCTGCAACTGTATCGCTGGACTAGCCTCACCGGACGATGAGTACTACGGTGATGATGTTTTCATCGCCAACCATCCTTCACCGCCGGTCAATGCCGACGACCTCTTCACCTTTGGCGGCAGTGGCCTCCTCACCATTGGCACACTAGGCTTCACCGACGTTAACGTACCTGGAGGACATGACGGCGACGGAGACTATGACATCAATGATGAAGACTGCGTCGATATTGACCTTGACAGCATGGATGGCACCACCGATGAAGTTGACAATGGCAATGTTGATGATGGCGCTGTCACACCTACCTTCACGTTCCCCCAGCTTGAGCCATCATGCGTCGAGAAGGTGATGGTTAGCGTTGAGGCGATCGCGGAGAAAGATGATGGCACCACCACCGAGGACGATCTCATGCTGGTGAGTGCTGAGTTGGAGAAGGTCCTCGGGGGCAGCAACGTGCCATCAGCGAGGGTAAGCTTTGCCATGGGAATCGATTGCCCATTACAAGGCTTCCTACTCGGTTCCCCAGTGTGCAGCGACACTGAATCGTGGCCAGAGAAGCCAAATGGTGGTGGACGTCGTGCCTCGCTCGGTGAGTTGTTCATGCGGACACGCTTCACGGAAGAGAAGGGGGCCCTAGTCTCCGTCCAGGAGAGCGAGGATGGTGGGGAGAGGGAGGAAGGGAAAGCAGGGAAAGGAGGAGACGGCAATCACAAAAGGACGAAGAAATGGAGGGTGAAGGATGACAAAGGCGTCGGCGGCGATGGAGTGCCAGCCTCTACAACGGCCAAGAGCAAGTTTCAAAAG ATCCTGAAAATCTTCCACAGGAAAGTCTACCCAGAAAGCACTATGCTGAACAAGAAGAATCGCAAGCGCGGTCCCCCGGACAACAGCGGCGGTGGCACCGCCACCGACGAGCCGGTGATCTCACCAACAGCGAAGAAGACCGGGCCGCGCAGGCTGAGCTTCGGCTGCTGCTGCACGAAGCGCTCCTTCAGCGCCTCCCCTGttgtcgacggcggcgaggagctcaacGGCGACAAGAGCGGCCACTGGATCAAGACCGACGCAGACT ACCTGGTACTGGAATTATAG